The following proteins are encoded in a genomic region of Cydia fagiglandana chromosome 26, ilCydFagi1.1, whole genome shotgun sequence:
- the LOC134677382 gene encoding uncharacterized protein PF3D7_1120600-like, producing the protein MEDEDFLQPSQFSRTQQRSNSTNPSQMVTSTMNPSPSGSQVRPSQPNQARSQPSFQNELSQLQDGLRFLTERIQQLSGDRGIKRPAEPKPNIKEECQICHKLYANKTTLFRHYQGIHKEMNPERFHGFSVNSTVVSLDASFREIHCPICAYVAPTQSALDAHNRTTHNNVVNANVAPSQTTVDAQNRVINSNVVSNNTATANNNVTNVNNDNIKDKMHKCDECACYFEEKNKFDEHMKVQHGFEVVCKICNKNFRFKDIDGHVKEKHPDVYSKKRKANVEKIIVEKVMKGKKGRVHVFTCTKCDTKMYDKMEAERHARGHKKGLQVKVAPRNNVANAEESVSVVSFDDDNVILTCTNCDISTGSYDAAVEHSQNHITKNTQFVTQICEICDLKFEPLCYKKHIDLHYRNKEIHRESFKYFKYRYEYLSFENWFNCFDMAEPAVKKMISESIYAHTRSVKMWVLHEGTYSIYKCCKCDNFVEPAAVDNHTVNYDTCVKVKCSYPCNICKRTFNNRLAINNHTKNHKSEEAYKIVLFNNDNDKRFNEVLNANKLQYTASTSNASTSNASTSNASTGHGNISKVMYKCLCGLCFVRKETADSHKVICPGKYGKIQCLKCNYFFTQEELVAHAFIHNENGIEIIIENITPEVIMVDSDEEIIEIDSSDEDDAHNEGLNNIQIRAIKTEHAIQSSSDEAGKQNMNTIEMAAADAGVRNEDHEALEAATLVTEKMERDDTNEDENRSNHEMGEINNETTDDDSQDTISYENIETSDAVNQATNINKPGQLKLVAPNLLINPFHNPFENGFLKVWDIGALNREINTDIENIREQIETTTDKPSNEIAVKKEKSWLYDPTDFSHISKRQSLRQEMRPRSSNLLLQEVESLLTDDEDNEETVHNSIREDHTDNVSSNAPTVIEQTVNGTNDEEIFNEISHINNLNDNTHEILNNVEEIRDRIEDKENDAQTELNSNDRHGVNINNSTRILNEQIENNEDQSDDDLFLPSLPPGIENRGHMELNHNQEQIPKDTNEKVFNAVNFSNETIANDATNVNTENPTENAEETEHSTRSENDNNDSVNADSVVNQTEIDNDKVGENVNMNSRPSVLEDTPTNINVTEKDMYYMPSALKDASTTTNVIDISSHIQVVSTDSQETQTIATDNIINIKREFQYMNINIKRELIEENENTENSCDKDNLIQIKREPNYDLENVYHDNKENHFKVTDTVNNDNYNNCSIV; encoded by the exons ATGGAGGATGAGGACTTTCTTCAACCATCTCAGTTCTCCCGGACACAACAACGCAGCAACTCAACCAATCCCTCCCAAATGGTCACAAGCACCATGAACCCGTCACCGAGCGGATCGCAAGTCCGGCCGAGCCAGCCGAACCAGGCGCGAAGTCAGCCATCATTTCAGAACGAGCTGTCGCAGCTCCAGGATGGGCTGAGGTTCCTTACGGAGAGAATACAACAGCTTTCTGGAGATAG GGGCATCAAGCGACCAGCAGAACCTAAGCCGAACATCAAAGAAGAATGTCAGATCTGTCACAAACTTTACGCCAACAAAACAACACTCTTCAGACACTACCAAGGTATTCACAAGGAGATGAACCCGGAGAGATTCCACGGCTTCTCCGTTAACAGCACTGTAGTTAGTCTCGATGCTTCTTTCAGAGAGATACATTGTCCTATCTGCGCGTATGTAGCTCCCACGCAAAGTGCACTTGATGCCCATAATAGAACTACACATAACAACGTGGTTAATGCAAACGTAGCTCCATCTCAAACCACTGTTGATGCTCAAAATAGAGTGATTAATAGTAATGTAGTTTCAAATAATACAGCTACAGCTAACAATAATGTTACTAACgttaataatgataatattaaaGATAAAATGCACAAATGTGATGAATGCGCTTGTTATTTTGAAGAGAAAAACAAATTCGATGAGCACATGAAAGTGCAACATGGTTTCGAAGTTGTGTGTAAGATTTGTAACAAGAATTTCCGCTTTAAAGACATTGATGGACATGTTAAAGAGAAACATCCCGATGTATATAGCAAGAAGCGTAAAGCTAacgttgaaaaaatcattgttgAGAAAGTGATGAAAGGTAAGAAAGGAAGGGTACATGTGTTTACTTGTACTAAATGTGATACTAAAATGTATGACAAGATGGAAGCGGAAAGGCATGCTAGAGGCCACAAAAAGGGActtcaagtaaaagtagctccTAGAAACAATGTAGCAAATGCTGAAGAAAGTGTATCAGTAGTGAGCTTCGATGATGATAACGTTATACTTACATGCACCAATTGTGATATTTCTACAGGTTCCTATGACGCTGCTGTTGAGCATTCACAAAACCATATAACAAAGAACACACAATTTGTGACCCAAATCTGTGAAATATGCGATTTGAAGTTTGAACCGCTATGCTACAAAAAACACATTGACTTGCATTAcagaaataaagaaatacaCAGAGAATCGTTCAAATACTTTAAATACAGATATGAATACCTGTCATTTGAAAATTGGTTTAACTGTTTTGATATGGCCGAGCCTGCAGTGAAAAAAATGATATCTGAAAGCATTTATGCACACACACGATCTGTCAAAATGTGGGTATTGCATGAAGGTACATACAGTATTTACAAATGTTGTAAATGTGATAATTTTGTCGAGCCGGCCGCGGTGGACAACCATACTGTGAACTATGACACTTGTGTCAAAGTTAAATGTAGCTATCCTTGCAATATTTGTAAAAGGACCTTCAACAATCGATTGGCCATAAACAACCATACAAAGAATCACAAAAGCGAAGAGGCATATAAGATTGTGTTATTTAATAATGACAATGATAAAAGATTCAATGAAGTACTGAATGCTAATAAATTGCAATATACTGCCAGTACCAGTAATGCCAGTACTAGTAATGCCAGTACCAGTAATGCCAGTACCGGTCATGGTAATATTTCCAAGGTAATGTATAAATGCCTATGCGGCCTTTGTTTTGTAAGAAAAGAAACCGCGGATAGCCACAAAGTTATATGCCCAGGAAAATATGGCAAAATTCAATGTCTAAAATGCAACTATTTCTTCACTCAAGAAGAGTTAGTGGCGCATGCCTTTATACATAACGAGAACGGAATAGaaataattattgaaaatattactCCTGAAGTTATTATGGTTGATTCAGACGAGGAAATCATTGAAATTGATTCAAGTGATGAAGACGACGCACATAATGAAGGTTTGAACAATATTCAGATTAGAGCTATAAAAACTGAACATGCAATCCAAAGTTCCAGTGACGAGGCTGGCAAACAGAACATGAATACGATAGAAATGGCAGCAGCTGACGCAGGCGTCAGAAACGAAGACCATGAGGCTTTAGAAGCCGCTACATTAGTTACAGAAAAAATGGAGCGAGATGATACAAATGAAGATGAGAATAGATCTAATCACGAAATGGGAGAAATTAATAATGAAACGACCGACGACGATTCTCAAGACACAATTTCTTATGAAAATATAGAAACCTCTGACGCAGTTAACCAAGCTACTAATATAAACAAGCCGGGTCAGTTAAAATTAGTTGCGCCAAATTTATTAATAAACCCATTCCATAACCCCTTTGAAAACGGGTTTTTGAAAGTATGGGATATAGGAGCGTTGAACAGAGAAATAAACACTGATATCGAAAATATAAGAGAACAAATTGAAACGACGACTGACAAACCATCTAATGAAATAGCTGTTAAAAAAGAGAAATCTTGGTTGTATGATCCTACTGATTTTTCTCATATTTCTAAACGTCAGTCTTTAAGGCAAGAAATGCGTCCAAGATCTAGTAATCTACTACTTCAAGAAGTGGAGTCACTATTGACTGATGACGAGGACAATGAAGAAACGGTACATAATAGTATACGCGAAGATCATACGGACAATGTATCTAGCAATGCGCCAACTGTTATAGAACAGACTGTTAATGGTACAAATGATGAAGAGAtattcaatgaaatatcacATATTAATAATCTCAATGATAATACACATGAAATTTTAAACAACGTTGAAGAAATACGCGACAGAATTGAAGATAAAGAAAATGACGCCCAAACAGAGTTGAACAGTAATGATAGGCACGGGGTTAATATAAATAACTCAACTCGAATTCTAAATGAACAAATAGAAAATAATGAAGATCAAAGTGACGACGATCTTTTTCTTCCATCTCTACCACCAGGCATTGAAAATCGTGGACACATGGAGCTTAATCATAATCAAGAACAAATTCCTAAAGATACGAATGAAAAAGTATTTAACGCAGTGAACTTTTCTAATGAGACGATAGCTAATGACGCAACTAATGTTAATACAGAAAACCCAACAGAGAATGCAGAAGAAACAGAACACAGTACTAGATCTgagaatgataataatgattCCGTTAATGCAGACAGTGTTGTAAATCAAACAGAAATTGATAATGATAAAGTAGGTGAAAATGTTAATATGAATTCTAGACCATCTGTTCTCGAAGATACACCAACAAACATTAATGTTACCGAAAAAGATATGTATTATATGCCATCCGCTCTAAAAGATGCATCAACAACTACTAATGTTATTGATATTAGTAGTCATATTCAAGTAGTTTCGACTGATTCTCAAGAAACCCAAACGATAGCTACAGATAATATAATTAACATAAAAAGAGAGTTCCAATACatgaatataaatataaaaagagAATTAATCGAGGAAAATGAAAACACTGAAAATAGCTGTGATAAAGATAatctaatacaaataaaaagagAACCAAATTATGATTTAGAGAACGTCTATCACGATAATAAAGAAAATCACTTTAAGGTTACAGATACCGTGAACAACGATAACTACAATAATTGTAGTATtgtataa